The proteins below come from a single Cylindrospermopsis raciborskii Cr2010 genomic window:
- the secG gene encoding preprotein translocase subunit SecG, with protein MNINNILQGIWAFSALGLIVLVLLHSPKGDGIGAIGGQAQLFSSTKSAENTLNRVTWALAVIFLGLTVVLSSNWLPK; from the coding sequence ATGAACATTAATAACATTCTACAAGGAATTTGGGCTTTTTCCGCTTTGGGTTTAATTGTTTTAGTCTTGCTACATAGTCCCAAGGGTGATGGTATTGGAGCTATTGGTGGACAAGCTCAACTTTTTAGCAGTACTAAAAGTGCTGAAAATACACTCAATCGTGTCACTTGGGCCCTGGCAGTAATTTTCCTGGGTTTAACAGTGGTTTTAAGTTCTAACTGGTTGCCAAAATAG